DNA sequence from the Sphingomonas bisphenolicum genome:
GCCTTCGCCGCCCGGATCGCCGCGGCCGAGGATGCCGCGCGCGACGCCGAACTGGATCTGGCGCGGGCGATGGCGACCCAGGCGGCCGAACAGGCCGAACTGCGCGTCGCCGAAGCGGCGCTGGCCGCCGGGCGCACCCGCCTCGACCGGGCGGAGCGGGAGGTGGTGCGGCTCGCCGCCGAAGCCGCCGCCCTGCCCGACGCCACCCCGCTGGAGGCGCAACGTACCGCGGCGCTGACCGATCAGGACAGGGCGAAGGGCGATAGCGACGCCGCCGAAGCCGCAATCCAGACCGCCGAGGCTGACCGCCAGTCCGCCGCCGAGGCGCGCGATACGGCGGAAGCGGCCCTTTCCTCCGCCCGCGCCGCCCTCGCCGCGCTCGATAGCGAGGCGGCAGCGCTCAAACGCGCCGTCGATAGCGGCGCAGGCAACCGGTCGCGCGCGCTCGACCAGTTGAAGGCCGCCCCCGGCTATGAACGCGCGCTCGCCGCCGCGCTGGGCGACGATCTGGAAGCGCCGGTCGGCGCGGACGGCAAGCGCCGCTGGGCCGGCGCCGATCCGCTGCCGGGCGATCCCGCCTTGCCCGCTGGCGCCACGCCCTTGGCCGTCCATGTCACCGCGCCGGTCGAACTGGCCCGCCGTCTCGCACAGATCGTTGTAGCGGACCGTGACGATAGCCGGCCTCTCGCCGTCGGCCAGCGCCTTGTCACTCTGGACGGCCAGTTGCGCCGTTGGGACGGTTATGTCGCGGCAGAGGGTGGCGCGGCGGCGGCCGAGCGGCTGATCCGCCTCAACCGGCTGGACGCGATCGCCGCCGCGCGCCCCGCGCTTCAGGCTGACGTCGACAGCGCCGCCACGGCGCAGGAGGAGGCCAAGGCGGACGAACAGGCCGCCACCCAGGCGCTCGCCCAGGCTCGCACCAGCCTGTCGCAGGCCGACCAGCGATTGCGCGCCGCGCTCCGCGCCGCCGACGAAGCGACCACCGCGCTCGAACGGCTGGCCGGGCGGCGCGAAGGGATAGAGGAACGGCTGGACGGAGCGCAGCGTGATCGCGCCGCCGCACAGGGCGAGCATGAAAAGGCGCAGGCCGGTCGCGCCGCCGTGCCCGACGGCGCAGAGACGCGGGCGCTGGTCGCCGCCCTGTCGCAGGCGAGCGACAAGGCGCGCGCCGCCGTCAGCCAGTTGCAGGCGGATCAGGCGCTCGCCGACCGCGCCCTGTCCAGCGATCGCGAGCGACAGGCGGCGGCCGATGCGGAGATCAAGGGGTGGCGCGCCCGCGCCGGGGAAGCGGCCAAGCGCATCGCCGCCATGGTCGCCCGCGCCGAAGAGATCGGGAACGAAAGGATCGCGATCGAGACGCAGCCCGAATCGCTGTCCGACGCGATCGCCGCGCTCAATGATCGGGGATCGGCGCTGACCGACGCCGCCGACCAGGCCCGCCGCGCCGAACTGGAGGCGGAAGCCGCGCTGCGCACCGCCGAGGGCCGCGCCGCTCAGGCGGGGGAAATGCTCGCCGCCGCCCGCGAAGCCCGCGCCACCGCGGTCGCCCGCGCCGAAGCCGCCGACGAGCGGCGCGTCGAAACCAACCGGCTGTCGGGCGAACGCTTTGCATGCCCGCCGCCGGTCCTGCCCGAAAAACTAGGCTTCGCCAGCGCCGACGTGCGGTTGGCCCAGACCGAACTGGCCGATCATGACCGCTTCCATGCCGAACGCGAACGGATCGGCCCGGTCAACCTCGTCGCCGCGCAGGAACTGGAGGAACTGGAAGCTGCCCAGGCGAAGAGCCGCGCCGAAAGCGAGGAACTGACCCAGGCGATCCATCGCCTGCGCGGATCGATCGGCAGCTTGAACCGCGAGGGGCGCCAGCGCCTGCTCGCCGCGTTCGAAGCGGTGGATGGCCATTTCCGCCGCCTCTTCACCACGCTGTTCAACGGCGGCCAGGCGCATCTGGAATTGATCGACAGCGACGATCCGCTGGAGGCCGGGCTGGAGATCATGGCGCAGCCGCCGGGCAAGAAGCTGGCCGCGCTCACCCTGTTGTCAGGCGGCGAGCAGGCGCTGACCGCCGTGGCGCTGATCTTCGGCCTGTTCCTGACCAATCCCGCGCCGATCTGCGTGCTGGACGAGGTCGATGCGCCGCTGGACGACGCCAATGTGGAGCGCTTTTGCGACCTGCTCGACGCGATGGTGGCGCAGACCAACACCCGCTACCTGATCGTCACCCACAATGCCGTCAGCATGGCCCGGATGCACCGGCTGTTCGGCGTCACCATGGTCGAACGCGGGGTCAGCCGGCTGGTGTCGGTCAATCTGCAAAGCGCCGAAGCGCTGCTGGCGGCGGAGTAGCTCAGCTCCGCCCAAACCAGCCTTTCATCCGGCGGAACAGGCCGCGTTCGCTGATAGCTTCGAACATCTCCTCCGGCCCTTCGGGGTCCAGCACCTCATGGTCGGCGATCCAAGCCTGCACGTCGTTCAGGTTCGGGGTCACATAGGGGCGCAGCGTCCGGCCCGGCTTCTGCCGCAATTCCTCGATTCCCGCGACCAGCCCGCGCTCTGCGATCACCGCCGACACCCGTTCGGCCGGCAGGTCGAGATGCTCGGCGATCAGGTCGTCGCGGATCTTCAGGATCGTCGCCTGACGTCCGTCATTGCCGGGCAATGCGGTGTCGATCGAGATGTCGCACTCGGTGTCCAGCCGCATCGAGCGGTTGTTCATGTTGGACGAGCCGACCCGGATCAGCCGGTCGTCGACGATCAGCACCTTGGCATGGACGTAGATGGGGGCGCCGCGCTGGGTGAAGGGGTGATAGATGCGGAAACGGCCATGCGGATCGCGGCTCTTGAGCGTTTCGTACAGGCGCGCGCGCGCCGTATCCATCGCCTGCTGCTCCAGCCAGCCATCCGCCTGTTCCGGATTGACGATGACGATGTCCGGCCCGTCCGCCTCGGCCAGCCGCTTCGAGATCGCCTCGGCGATGCGGCGCGACGCGAAATATTGGCTCTCGGCATAGATATGCCGTTGCGCCGCCGCGATCTGGTTCAGGTAGAGCCGCTCGATCTCGATCAGCTCCTCCTGGTCTTCCATCTTCG
Encoded proteins:
- a CDS encoding chromosome segregation SMC family protein, with the translated sequence MQIKRLKLSGFKSFVDATELRIEPGLTGIVGPNGCGKSNLLEAIRWVMGESSAKSMRGGGMEDVIFAGTATRPQRDFAEVSLLTVQEQGELFNAVDVGADGELEVTRRIERGAGSAYRANGRDVRAKDVSLVFADAATGPHSPALVSQGRIAAVIAARPQERRAMLEEAAGIAGLHVRRKDAEQKLRAAEANLARLDEILLDMDARANALRRQARAAERYIRLSDQIRVAEGRTLFARWREANASAEAARAEAKQADAAVAAAQEGQLAAAAHAQAAIATLADRRAAAQSARDDANEAGHRLAALRTEREAVVRRLADLAQQASRLEEDRAREGTLANDAADAIARLTAEIATLKARIAETEKLRPAFAARIAAAEDAARDAELDLARAMATQAAEQAELRVAEAALAAGRTRLDRAEREVVRLAAEAAALPDATPLEAQRTAALTDQDRAKGDSDAAEAAIQTAEADRQSAAEARDTAEAALSSARAALAALDSEAAALKRAVDSGAGNRSRALDQLKAAPGYERALAAALGDDLEAPVGADGKRRWAGADPLPGDPALPAGATPLAVHVTAPVELARRLAQIVVADRDDSRPLAVGQRLVTLDGQLRRWDGYVAAEGGAAAAERLIRLNRLDAIAAARPALQADVDSAATAQEEAKADEQAATQALAQARTSLSQADQRLRAALRAADEATTALERLAGRREGIEERLDGAQRDRAAAQGEHEKAQAGRAAVPDGAETRALVAALSQASDKARAAVSQLQADQALADRALSSDRERQAAADAEIKGWRARAGEAAKRIAAMVARAEEIGNERIAIETQPESLSDAIAALNDRGSALTDAADQARRAELEAEAALRTAEGRAAQAGEMLAAAREARATAVARAEAADERRVETNRLSGERFACPPPVLPEKLGFASADVRLAQTELADHDRFHAERERIGPVNLVAAQELEELEAAQAKSRAESEELTQAIHRLRGSIGSLNREGRQRLLAAFEAVDGHFRRLFTTLFNGGQAHLELIDSDDPLEAGLEIMAQPPGKKLAALTLLSGGEQALTAVALIFGLFLTNPAPICVLDEVDAPLDDANVERFCDLLDAMVAQTNTRYLIVTHNAVSMARMHRLFGVTMVERGVSRLVSVNLQSAEALLAAE
- a CDS encoding phospholipase D-like domain-containing protein, with translation MTPQPGKDCWRIARAERASVIIDADNYFRQARAAMMKAQRRIMLIGWDFDPAISLIREDEAKDGAPTVIGDFITWLVERTPELEIFLLRWDVGAMKSMTRPSHLVTTLRWMAHPRITVKLDGHHPPAASHHQKIVVIDDCFAFCGGIDMTGDRWDTRHHRDEEPGRLHPDGSPYSPWHDATTALMGPIAATLGDHARNRWVGAGGDPLEPVEGVQDCWPDTLPVQFEGVDVAIARTAPKMEDQEELIEIERLYLNQIAAAQRHIYAESQYFASRRIAEAISKRLAEADGPDIVIVNPEQADGWLEQQAMDTARARLYETLKSRDPHGRFRIYHPFTQRGAPIYVHAKVLIVDDRLIRVGSSNMNNRSMRLDTECDISIDTALPGNDGRQATILKIRDDLIAEHLDLPAERVSAVIAERGLVAGIEELRQKPGRTLRPYVTPNLNDVQAWIADHEVLDPEGPEEMFEAISERGLFRRMKGWFGRS